In Nocardia asteroides, a single genomic region encodes these proteins:
- a CDS encoding SDR family NAD(P)-dependent oxidoreductase produces the protein MDLLLQDKVAVVTGASKGIGLATARTLRAEGALVVAVSRRPTPELTELTGDRLAHVAADLATPDGPARAIERAAELFGGVDVLVNNAGGPPPGAVLPRFSFTALDDADWLAMFDFNVMATVRAVRAAVPLMLARGGGAIVNISSTHAHVPSAINVDYGVAKAGINNLTKALSEEYGPRGIRVNTVSPGPVLTPWWTEPGGAAEVIAAATGSDRDAVLGGGAAAMMALTTGRLIDPQEIADAVVLLCSPRSASTTGADLLVDAGLRKAV, from the coding sequence ATGGATCTTCTGTTGCAGGACAAGGTCGCGGTGGTCACCGGGGCGTCGAAGGGCATCGGGCTCGCCACCGCGCGCACGCTGCGCGCCGAGGGCGCGCTGGTGGTCGCGGTCTCCCGCCGCCCGACCCCCGAGCTGACCGAACTCACCGGCGACCGGCTGGCGCACGTCGCCGCCGACCTGGCCACCCCGGACGGCCCCGCCCGCGCGATCGAGCGCGCGGCCGAGCTCTTCGGCGGGGTCGACGTGCTGGTCAACAATGCCGGTGGCCCGCCGCCGGGCGCGGTGCTCCCGCGCTTCTCCTTCACCGCGCTGGACGATGCCGACTGGCTCGCCATGTTCGACTTCAACGTGATGGCGACGGTGCGGGCGGTCCGCGCGGCGGTGCCGCTCATGCTGGCCCGCGGCGGCGGCGCGATCGTCAACATCTCCTCGACGCACGCGCACGTGCCGAGCGCGATCAATGTCGACTACGGGGTGGCCAAGGCCGGGATCAACAACCTCACCAAGGCGCTCTCCGAGGAGTACGGGCCGCGGGGCATCCGGGTGAACACGGTCTCGCCGGGCCCGGTGCTGACGCCCTGGTGGACCGAGCCGGGCGGGGCCGCTGAGGTGATCGCCGCGGCCACCGGCTCGGATCGGGACGCCGTGCTCGGCGGCGGCGCGGCGGCCATGATGGCGCTCACGACCGGGCGGCTGATCGATCCGCAGGAGATCGCGGACGCCGTCGTGCTGCTCTGCTCGCCGCGCTCGGCCAGCACCACCGGGGCCGATCTGCTGGTCGACGCGGGGTTGCGTAAAGCGGTCTGA
- a CDS encoding DUF4287 domain-containing protein, whose amino-acid sequence MTDKPKGPASYFPSIEAKYGRSIPEWLAIIAAAGHDKQKPLVDWLKSEHGLGHGHATALAAHHLNPEKWAS is encoded by the coding sequence ATGACCGACAAGCCAAAGGGCCCGGCCTCCTACTTCCCCTCCATCGAGGCGAAGTACGGCCGCAGCATCCCCGAGTGGCTGGCGATCATCGCCGCCGCGGGCCACGACAAGCAGAAGCCGCTGGTCGACTGGTTGAAGAGCGAGCACGGGCTCGGCCACGGCCACGCCACCGCGCTCGCCGCCCACCACCTGAACCCGGAGAAGTGGGCGAGCTGA